From the Palaemon carinicauda isolate YSFRI2023 chromosome 4, ASM3689809v2, whole genome shotgun sequence genome, the window CTATTACCATATGGCAGATGAAATATTGGAGTCATTTGCATATTGTATGATATGGCAGCATTAGTTTTTATCCTTTGATATTTTGGTTCCGTCACTTTTTTATTCTGTTATATGATGGCGTTGATGTATTTCCCTCAAAATCCTTATTGTTCGTTATCACGATGACGTAAACAtgcataaataaaatcataatgttACCAACATATTCTTGATTCGCGTTTCTGAATATCTTCTGCAAACTGGTTCTTTGTTTAAGGAGTTCTTGTAGGTGAAATTTCGACTAATTCAGGTCTATCAACACGTTTTTTAATGAGAAAGGAAACTAAATTCTCGATACACGTTAGACATGTTAAAGACTTCATTCTAAATATTATTGACCACATTTTGTCGAcagcaaaaatattttgttttatttatttaatggcTCTATTTCAGGTAGGCTGCTTATAAACTTTTTCCCCATGTTGgattatatagtttttaaagtagTTGATCCTTCTTCagtacatgtaaataaatatcaaCACTTTCAACCATACTTGGCCTGACGTGTTTGTGTTGGTCTGTCTGTCACACCGAAATATAGTCATATAGCTATTATCAGGATGGAAGCTTCCCATGTCTTTCTTATGTGCAGAATTTTTAATGTGCTTTTCGATTACCCTTTTGTCTTCTGGCTTTAGACAGTTAAGGTTCACTAACTTTATCGATATATAAATCCATTTTATTATGAATTGTGTATTGAATACATAAAATCTAACAATAAgaaatttttcaatatacttaaaaaaaacgGCCGAATACAGAACTTCTTGAAAAATATCATTGAGATATTCATATTACTTTCGAGTTTAAAACTTCTGTATTCTGATTCAcgtaactattaaaaaaaatcacttaCCTGCTTTTGTAAACTGTCCAAAACTATATATACTATGATGTGAAAATAGTCGAATTGACAGTATGGCTTTATATGGTCTATATATCATGTAATAAAATcgaataaaaataatctttttgaCCTCGAATCAAGAATCGTTTTCATGTTGGACAGAATCGACTTTTATAACGTCAATGTTTATAGTTtcagaaatattgattttttttttatctaatttagaATTGTGCTGTTTTTCCTTGCTGCCAGAATAAGGCTATAATCAAAATATTTGCTCATAAGACTTTATAAATTATAAGACTTTCTTTCATCTTAAACtaaggtagtaggtttgccaaggcaccagccacccgttgagatactaccgctagagagttatggggtcttgtgactggccagacagtactacattggatccttctctctggttacggttcattttccctttgcctacatacacactgaatagtctggcctattctttacatattctcctctgtcctcatacacctgacaacacagatcaccaaataattcttcttcactcaaggggttactgcactctaattgttcagtggccacttttctcttggtaagggtagaagagactctttagctatggtaagcagctcttctaggagaaggacactccaaaatcaaaccattgttctctagtcttgggtagtgccataacctctgtaccatggtcttccactgccttggtttagagttctcttgcttgagggtacactcaagcacactcttgtatcttatttcttttcctattgttttgttaaagtttttatagtttatacaggaaatatttattttaatgttgttactcttcctgaaatattttattttccttttttcctttcctcactgagctattttccctgttggggcctctgggcctatagcatcctgcttttccaactagggttgtagcttagcaagtaataataataataataataacaaatatgacTGGACGTGCTGTTAATTAGGAAATATGATctttaacaattataattatgaaaacacTCACTCTGTAGAGCTGTGGGGCAATTGTTCATGTAATCCTCATTCTTAGATGTATTCTTCACTGAACTTTGAttcttaataacattaacaattttACGGGCTGCCAAGACAAGAGCCTGTGCTCCACATTATGTGGGGTAATCGTAacagaaaaaaacatttgaaatctGGAAATTTTAGCAAAGTAGAACAATGATGAGAAAGCAAAGAGGAACCTTATATACAATAAAGGTAGAATGGATAAAGAAAAACACTTTTCTACCAAAAAGCTATGATATGAACTCAAATAGAACAAGATTCTGTTACACCTACGTCAGAAAATTTCCATTTGAAtcagttttattatcatcatattactaTATCATTTCCttctattactgttattactactatcactGCTACAAGCAcgactgctactactattactgctggtGCTCTCCTACTGCCACtaccactacttccacttccacCATTTCTACTTATGCTGCCATATTACTGCACAATGCTCATTTACTGTTgctactgttattagaatattcaattttgattgtccattacttctcttatagtttatttatttccttatttcttttccttttccaagtagggttgtagcttagcttgttataataataataataataataataataataataataataataatgataataataataatgataataatgttaataatggataaaaggacaataatgataataataatactgataataataataataataaaaataataataattataattataacaataataataatgatggtaataataataataataataataataataataataataataataataataataataataggaaagaggttaataataataaatataataataataaaataataataataataataataataatgataataataataataataaaaataataaaaataatagtaataataataataataatgataataataataataataataatagctcggtaggagaccctccttcaaacaagtagagttgaatattattgctgcatcggcagaattcaatatcttgtccaatttctcaattttactgacaattctcttttctgggttgctaaattcagctagcaagtcggttAAGTTCATTAGGTAGGTGAAAAATAAagttcaggttaagactcgatgtatttaacacaagtacaagtaatactcgaaaaatatAAAGGACAAAGTCCGGAGTAGATCGCGACGCGTTTCAGAACTGCTTGGTccatcttcaggcgagaagtgaggctgaggctagatcaggggccttatatatcccggcgctggttcgtagaaaggggcatcgaattttgattggccgagcggaggttataggctcgggtggctgaggtacgacgagctcggcctggtctcccagggggagaggtgggaagggatcctgaattctgattggtcaggacgtgcactgagacagccaaaaagtcaggcaagctcctctctcgctcagcagATTGAGATTCCGGACCttgctcgccgccaaaatcagcgctCGGCCGGACGATTTCTTAATTTGTAGGTGTGTCAAGATCGGGGTTGTAatcattctgggggtcctgttcttgattCCTAGCGTTGATGCGACAACATGATGGCAgaagaaacatctcttgagtcgtattcaatgctggtttctctttctggatgaatagggcttccaatatttgtaagcgcctgctgtccggggcaCTGCCGATAATCTTGGTAATAGCGACGATGTCTGCtcgactaatttgggtgttatgtcactgtagggcgtgattccttatagcacttgttggacgtggcacgaaatcctcttcgaaagcttcattgtagtcataccgatgtatttgtcggggcatcctcggactgggcattgataggagtagactacattcgtcttcctcagtgggtcgttatcagggggcgctggattactCCTCATAATCAAACTGCGAGTCTTATTAGTCTGATAGTAGATGATaggtttcactttcgtggtctcgtcggtaggtgacacgttgttggtgatgatttctttgatggccttctcCTCCCGCTGgtattctgcgtgcatgaagcctctgtagtatagtttaatatcactagatctgttggtggaggtgtcggacctatctctggTGTTTTTgaacccctggctggcgctgtcggacccttctaccgcagaggacccataccacttgtcaataggtgccctcacttcacgctggacttgcttgttggtatagccattattgatgaggacctgtgtggccctttccagctccttgtgggtgtctgtccatgacgagcagtgtgaaAATGCCATGCGTACAAAGGCCTAGATGGTCGAGGGATTGTAGCGGGCAGGGCATTCACTCTCGCCATTCAAACACATACCGAGATTtgtaggcttggtgtagacagGGGTCTGAAATCCCTCGTTGGTAGAAGAAATCAAGACATCCAGcaacgggaggctgttgtccacGCTGTTTTCGAGGGTGAattggaggacgctgttgtcctcgaaggtcctccttaagttctcaatggcttcggtggaagtagctttgacaaaGGTATCATCAATGTAACGAAAATAAGCGAGGGGACACTCGACTTGGGAGaagaccctctcctctactactcccatgtaaaagttggcaaagagcacgcccaagggcgagcccattgccacgccatccttctgtaggtacatgtgcccacgatgagtagtaaagggggccctcttagtgcagatggcaaggagtGTCCGGAGGGCTTGTTCTGGGATGTTCAATTCCGGTGTCgcctcgtccctgtagactctatcagcgataaggtcgatggttttaTCAACAGGGACATTGGTGAACAGAGACTcaacgtccatcgatgctatgaccccctctccgcagacgtccttgatcctctctaggaattcggcagaggaggccacacagtagcggtcggggacatatggcctCAGAATCGCGTTCAGCCTCCTGGCCAGCTGGTATGTTGGCGTAGGGCATTGACTAATTAttggtcgaagtgggttgccttgtttgtgagt encodes:
- the LOC137639312 gene encoding uncharacterized protein; protein product: MISGDFEPGYLYGNVKTHKQGNPLRPIISQCPTPTYQLARRLNAILRPYVPDRYCVASSAEFLERIKDVCGEGVIASMDVESLFTNVPVDKTIDLIADRVYRDEATPELNIPEQALRTLLAICTKRAPFTTHRGHMYLQKDGVAMGSPLGVLFANFYMGVVEERVFSQVECPLAYFRYIDDTFVKATSTEAIENLRRTFEDNSVLQFTLENSVDNSLPLLDVLISSTNEGFQTPVYTKPTNLGMCLNGESECPARYNPSTI